One part of the Terrimicrobium sacchariphilum genome encodes these proteins:
- a CDS encoding TetR/AcrR family transcriptional regulator, translating to MAAKKIPAFSRARTPEQIESRQSAILAAAYDLLKEKGLENVSLGDIATRAGTVKSNLYRYFESREHIYLLVLQRHGVQWAADVQAALHRLRGRGTPARVARAVTATFLKHGDYSRMVGVFNPVLEHALTPALVLNFRIGFLARRKLLAAAMAHALPALSEEAALELTIPIFAHVGGIWPLCQISADTRQLLSAPEHAHLVIDFETEMSRFLQTLITGALSTDSRPSKAPKG from the coding sequence ATGGCCGCGAAAAAAATCCCCGCATTCAGCCGAGCTCGCACCCCGGAGCAAATCGAGTCCCGGCAATCCGCCATCCTCGCGGCCGCCTATGACCTGCTGAAAGAAAAGGGTCTGGAGAATGTCAGCCTCGGCGACATCGCCACCCGGGCGGGTACGGTAAAGTCCAATCTCTATCGCTACTTTGAGTCGCGGGAGCACATCTATCTGCTCGTCCTCCAGCGCCATGGCGTCCAATGGGCTGCCGATGTGCAGGCCGCGCTCCACCGGCTGCGGGGCCGGGGCACGCCCGCGCGTGTGGCCCGCGCCGTCACCGCGACGTTTCTCAAGCATGGCGACTACTCGCGAATGGTCGGTGTCTTCAATCCCGTCCTGGAGCATGCGCTCACGCCCGCCCTCGTGCTCAATTTTCGCATCGGATTTCTTGCACGGCGCAAACTTCTCGCTGCTGCCATGGCGCATGCTCTGCCCGCCCTGTCGGAGGAGGCTGCCTTAGAGCTGACGATTCCCATCTTCGCCCACGTCGGCGGCATCTGGCCGCTTTGCCAGATCTCTGCCGATACGAGACAGCTTCTTTCCGCCCCGGAACACGCGCATCTCGTCATTGATTTCGAGACGGAAATGAGCCGGTTCCTGCAAACCCTCATCACCGGGGCGCTATCTACGGACAGTCGCCCCTCCAAGGCTCCCAAAGGATAA
- a CDS encoding RidA family protein, producing MKSPIAAFAGSPPALGPYSLGVVGEGKFVFVSGMVPFDAAAGKIQRGTIAEQTEIVITNIRNVLAQAGATLADVVSCRVYLSELNPETFKEMNEVYGKHFGESKPARATVGAQLLGFDVEIECVAVLNS from the coding sequence ATGAAATCACCCATCGCAGCCTTCGCAGGTTCGCCACCCGCCCTTGGTCCCTACTCTCTCGGTGTTGTCGGAGAGGGGAAATTCGTCTTCGTTTCCGGCATGGTGCCATTTGACGCCGCCGCCGGGAAGATCCAGCGCGGCACGATCGCGGAACAAACCGAGATCGTCATCACCAACATCCGCAACGTCCTCGCCCAGGCGGGCGCGACGCTCGCCGATGTCGTGAGCTGCCGCGTCTACCTCTCCGAGCTGAATCCGGAGACCTTCAAGGAAATGAACGAGGTCTACGGCAAGCACTTCGGCGAGTCCAAACCCGCCCGCGCCACGGTCGGCGCGCAGCTCCTCGGCTTCGACGTCGAGATCGAGTGCGTCGCCGTCCTGAACTCCTAG
- a CDS encoding pseudouridine synthase codes for MRLNRFLAAAGYGSRRACEALILDGKVSINGHFVRELATTVSPEDDVRVAGKTARSAPQVYLLLHKPRGYVCTRSDERGRKTIFDLIPGHFGRLFHVGRLDKDSEGLILLTNDGNLSQRLTHPAHEVDKEYEVLIDKPFDSTLKPKFLRGFQTEEGRAKVEGLHVIAPTHLKVILRQGLKRQIRLMFYQMGYEVKRLMRVRIGPVEMGRLKCGEWRLLKASEVALLSGSGKKKAK; via the coding sequence ATGCGACTCAACCGCTTTCTGGCCGCCGCGGGCTATGGTTCCCGGCGAGCCTGCGAAGCGCTTATTCTCGATGGCAAGGTCTCGATCAACGGGCACTTCGTCCGCGAGCTTGCCACGACCGTAAGTCCAGAGGACGACGTTCGCGTCGCTGGTAAGACCGCCCGATCCGCCCCCCAAGTCTATCTCCTGCTTCACAAACCGCGCGGCTACGTCTGCACGCGGTCCGATGAGCGTGGCCGCAAGACCATCTTCGACCTGATCCCGGGCCACTTTGGTCGGCTTTTCCATGTCGGCCGCCTCGACAAGGACAGTGAAGGTCTCATCCTGCTCACGAACGACGGCAACCTGTCCCAACGCCTGACCCACCCCGCCCATGAGGTGGACAAGGAGTACGAGGTGCTGATCGACAAGCCCTTCGACTCCACCCTGAAGCCCAAGTTTCTCCGCGGTTTTCAGACCGAGGAGGGCCGCGCCAAGGTCGAGGGTCTACACGTGATCGCCCCGACGCACCTCAAAGTCATTCTCCGCCAGGGACTCAAGCGCCAGATCCGCCTGATGTTTTACCAGATGGGCTATGAGGTGAAGCGCCTCATGCGCGTCCGCATCGGCCCCGTCGAGATGGGCCGCCTGAAATGCGGAGAATGGCGTTTGCTCAAGGCCAGCGAAGTTGCCTTGCTCTCGGGAAGCGGTAAAAAGAAGGCTAAATGA
- a CDS encoding small basic protein: protein MSQHPSLKGQGAIKAKRSVLKRFERVELLKKRGQFTEGQRVIGLPKTKPEE from the coding sequence ATGAGTCAACATCCCAGCCTTAAGGGCCAAGGCGCTATCAAAGCCAAGCGCAGTGTGCTCAAGCGCTTTGAGCGTGTCGAGCTCCTCAAAAAGCGCGGCCAGTTCACCGAAGGCCAGCGCGTGATCGGTCTGCCCAAGACCAAGCCTGAAGAATAG
- the sufT gene encoding putative Fe-S cluster assembly protein SufT, with protein MDHREITLSRDCDAIQIPSGHPIVLPAGMNVIITQSLGGTYTVATPGGLARIEYKDADALGLDPTKEGSEKVAISGPLEEAVWNQLKTVFDPEIPVNVVDLGLIYDCQVTKKESGGASVLVKMTLTAPGCGMGPAIASDARYKILALDGIEDAEVELVWDPAWNQSMISEEGRMKLGLV; from the coding sequence ATGGACCACCGAGAAATCACCCTGTCACGCGATTGCGACGCGATCCAGATCCCCAGCGGCCACCCGATCGTGCTGCCCGCGGGGATGAATGTCATCATCACCCAGTCCCTCGGCGGCACCTACACTGTAGCCACGCCCGGCGGCCTCGCCCGCATCGAGTACAAGGACGCCGACGCCCTCGGCCTTGATCCCACCAAGGAAGGCAGCGAGAAAGTCGCCATCAGCGGCCCGCTCGAGGAGGCCGTCTGGAACCAGCTCAAGACCGTCTTTGACCCGGAAATCCCCGTCAACGTCGTCGACCTGGGCCTGATTTACGACTGTCAGGTGACCAAAAAGGAATCCGGCGGCGCCTCCGTGCTGGTCAAGATGACCCTCACCGCTCCCGGCTGCGGCATGGGTCCCGCCATCGCGTCGGACGCCCGCTACAAGATTCTCGCTCTCGACGGCATCGAAGACGCCGAAGTCGAGCTCGTGTGGGATCCGGCATGGAATCAATCCATGATCAGCGAGGAAGGCCGCATGAAACTCGGCCTCGTCTAG
- a CDS encoding iron-sulfur cluster assembly scaffold protein — MSDDLEAKIQEALRNPQNVGEMSEADAVGTVGSEGCGDMLRMWVKFKEENGRKVIDKATFQTFGCQTAIAVASVATELIRGKTPTEALSLSGEDLSAPLGPLPPMKIHCAQLVEGALKDALAGESKPAAPAPQQAPTLIDSLQEKASGLKITFKK; from the coding sequence ATGAGCGACGATCTCGAAGCCAAAATCCAGGAAGCCCTCCGCAACCCGCAAAACGTCGGAGAAATGTCCGAGGCCGATGCTGTGGGCACGGTCGGCAGTGAAGGCTGCGGCGACATGCTGCGCATGTGGGTGAAGTTCAAGGAGGAGAACGGTCGCAAGGTCATCGACAAGGCGACTTTCCAGACCTTCGGCTGCCAGACGGCCATTGCGGTCGCCAGCGTGGCGACGGAGTTGATCCGCGGCAAGACGCCCACCGAGGCGCTTTCGCTCTCCGGTGAGGACCTTTCCGCTCCGCTCGGGCCGCTCCCGCCCATGAAGATTCACTGCGCCCAGCTCGTCGAGGGCGCGCTCAAGGACGCCTTGGCCGGGGAATCCAAACCGGCCGCGCCTGCTCCCCAGCAGGCTCCCACCCTCATCGACAGCCTGCAGGAAAAAGCCAGCGGGCTGAAAATCACTTTCAAGAAATAG
- a CDS encoding rhodanese-like domain-containing protein, with product MAVQSDMTMQELLMEFPGAQRALFRHYHIGGCQSCGFRPDETLAQVCERNGGLDPEQVLENVRLAWEEDKKLLVEPSDAAKTLAAGEADFIDIRTQEEFDAVHIPGSSKFTQETMQEVLGTAATGRQVILIDHQGSKVLDATTYFAGHGLTTVKGLRGGIDAWSLEVDSTLPRYTLE from the coding sequence ATGGCAGTGCAATCCGACATGACGATGCAGGAGCTCCTGATGGAGTTCCCCGGGGCTCAACGGGCTCTCTTCCGGCACTACCACATCGGCGGCTGCCAGAGTTGCGGCTTCCGTCCCGACGAGACCCTGGCGCAGGTTTGCGAGCGCAATGGCGGTCTCGATCCTGAGCAGGTGCTGGAAAACGTACGCCTCGCGTGGGAAGAGGACAAAAAGCTCCTCGTCGAACCCTCCGACGCCGCGAAAACCCTCGCAGCGGGGGAAGCAGACTTCATCGACATCCGTACGCAGGAGGAGTTTGACGCCGTGCACATCCCGGGCTCCAGCAAGTTCACCCAGGAAACCATGCAGGAGGTCCTCGGCACCGCCGCCACCGGACGGCAGGTTATCCTGATTGACCACCAGGGCAGCAAGGTGCTCGACGCCACCACGTATTTCGCCGGTCACGGCCTCACCACCGTCAAGGGCCTCCGCGGCGGTATCGACGCCTGGAGCCTCGAGGTGGACTCAACCCTTCCCCGCTACACTCTCGAATGA
- a CDS encoding phosphatidylserine decarboxylase codes for MKFRALGEARWILGILGVCWIATVLLFPILSIVVALMFLFSVYFFRDPERQPPADLQLVVAPADGLVVQVEELDETEHLNTKVKRIGIFLSVFDVHVNRSPIEGEIIHSQGAKGRFVDARNPASSQLNARRTWVIAGAQGTVIVRQITGAIARRICPWKAVGDHLERGERFGMIRFGSRTEVDLPLEAEILVKKGDRVKGGETAVARLIHKAK; via the coding sequence ATGAAGTTTCGAGCGTTGGGCGAGGCCCGATGGATTTTGGGCATTCTGGGCGTGTGCTGGATCGCGACGGTCCTGCTCTTTCCCATTCTGTCCATCGTGGTGGCGCTGATGTTCCTGTTTTCAGTCTATTTCTTTCGCGACCCCGAGCGTCAGCCGCCTGCGGACCTGCAACTGGTCGTCGCCCCGGCGGACGGCCTGGTCGTGCAAGTGGAGGAACTCGATGAAACCGAGCACCTGAATACCAAGGTGAAGCGCATCGGCATTTTCCTTTCCGTTTTCGACGTTCACGTGAACCGCAGCCCGATCGAGGGTGAAATCATTCACTCTCAGGGAGCCAAGGGTCGTTTCGTAGATGCACGTAACCCCGCTTCATCCCAGCTCAATGCCCGCCGCACCTGGGTCATCGCCGGGGCGCAGGGCACTGTCATTGTGAGGCAGATCACGGGCGCGATTGCCCGCCGCATCTGCCCGTGGAAAGCGGTCGGCGATCACCTTGAACGCGGGGAGCGTTTCGGTATGATCCGCTTCGGCTCCCGTACGGAAGTCGATCTGCCACTGGAAGCGGAAATCCTTGTGAAGAAGGGTGACCGGGTGAAGGGCGGCGAGACGGCGGTGGCCAGGTTGATCCACAAAGCCAAATGA
- the pssA gene encoding CDP-diacylglycerol--serine O-phosphatidyltransferase produces the protein MTSPREPKVYLLPNLMTAGNLFCGFAAVLRLIEAALILDNGGSVVAQYHQAILFILGACVFDLLDGRLARLGGSESAFGREFDSIADIVSFGVAPALMVYQMVLRDFEGNIGWLIAFVYLLCGALRLARFNCYAQAKQPNDPPSDEFVGFPIPAAAGLIASLTLFMLWLQEGERTIGQWKYALAALMLFLSFMMFSHVRYPSFKGLGWRSQRSIPRFLLIIVIIVFSAVNYQWMPALMFVLFLIYGFVRPFISKAWRREIEEDEGDHPEITPGNGK, from the coding sequence ATGACATCGCCCCGGGAGCCCAAGGTGTACCTCCTGCCGAACCTGATGACGGCAGGAAACCTGTTTTGCGGATTTGCCGCCGTCCTCCGGCTCATCGAGGCGGCTCTCATTCTCGACAATGGCGGCTCCGTCGTGGCCCAGTACCACCAGGCGATCCTCTTTATTCTCGGCGCTTGCGTCTTTGACCTTCTCGACGGTCGGCTGGCCCGCCTCGGCGGCAGCGAGAGCGCCTTTGGCCGGGAGTTTGATTCCATCGCGGACATTGTCTCCTTCGGCGTCGCCCCGGCGCTCATGGTGTACCAGATGGTGCTCCGCGATTTTGAGGGCAACATCGGCTGGCTCATCGCCTTCGTTTACCTGCTCTGCGGCGCGCTGCGCCTCGCGCGGTTCAACTGCTATGCCCAGGCCAAGCAGCCGAACGATCCGCCCTCCGACGAGTTCGTCGGTTTCCCGATTCCCGCCGCCGCCGGGCTGATTGCCTCGCTCACGCTTTTCATGCTCTGGCTCCAGGAGGGTGAGCGCACCATCGGTCAGTGGAAGTACGCCCTCGCCGCGCTCATGCTCTTCCTGTCGTTCATGATGTTCAGCCATGTGCGCTACCCGAGCTTCAAGGGTCTCGGCTGGCGGTCGCAGCGCTCCATCCCGCGCTTCCTCCTCATCATCGTGATCATCGTCTTCAGCGCGGTGAACTACCAGTGGATGCCCGCGCTGATGTTCGTCCTGTTTCTCATCTACGGTTTTGTGCGTCCCTTCATCTCGAAAGCGTGGCGCCGCGAGATCGAGGAGGACGAGGGTGATCATCCGGAGATCACCCCGGGCAACGGGAAGTAA
- the bamA gene encoding outer membrane protein assembly factor BamA, with protein MKKPLSLLLSVLLGGAGLTRAQTDAPPEREHPTAPDELPPLQESRPRVNGRLQVEFVGATAFPERRLREGIDRQVREIEKYGLDEPNAYDAGFFLESFYRKNGYADAEVTATITGPWQLRLSVDQGSLVRLGEITVTGNTAYDSETIEKYLLGPTRERFPRIRDVLRLPYVDVDVRAGADLVRRLYASEGYLDAEVSDPDPTFSEDGTVANISLKITEGTQYRFGAIKFEGPLVFPREDLLAAVAEQTKNIFTPGRLLAAERALEDYYRQRGYFTATVRANGDPMEAKDGVVPITIQLQPGIKYFFDGVAVTGNSGVKTAFIQRRLASLSGQTYDPARVDRGFRELIDTGLFRNVRITPTPVNGNQLRLDVAVDEAKPREFGIGVGYATYDGGIVSLSYADRNLFGTGRPLTIDAEINQRGYNGQIKYSDPWFLETDYELEVRAYGITRDMRGFTKNELGFRPSIQKDITDHWNVSAFILAEYNRTTNILITPESLVGRESYPLFAIGMTQTLDYRNNKALPTRGYILTSAVDFAPDGLGSVAYIRGVARFSYYLPITARSSLAIGARGGIISSLTDEPLPIDERFFNGGATTVRSFSEYTLGPRDKNGYPLGGEAFTVFNLEYTFPIIGDLFGAVFTDAGNVISDAANFGLEDMRYAIGAGLRYNLPIGSIRLDYGLNPSPRDGEAQGAWNFAIGVAF; from the coding sequence ATGAAGAAGCCGCTTTCCCTGTTGCTGAGCGTCCTGCTGGGAGGCGCCGGATTGACGAGGGCGCAAACTGATGCGCCACCGGAGCGCGAGCACCCGACCGCGCCGGACGAATTGCCGCCCTTGCAGGAATCCCGCCCCCGCGTGAATGGACGGCTGCAGGTGGAGTTTGTCGGCGCGACAGCCTTTCCCGAACGGCGCTTGCGCGAAGGCATCGACCGCCAGGTGCGGGAAATTGAAAAATACGGCCTGGATGAACCCAATGCCTACGATGCGGGATTTTTCCTTGAGTCGTTTTATCGGAAGAATGGCTACGCCGACGCCGAGGTGACCGCCACCATCACCGGACCCTGGCAGCTTCGCCTCAGCGTTGATCAAGGTTCGCTCGTGCGACTGGGTGAGATCACAGTGACAGGCAATACTGCCTACGACTCCGAGACAATTGAGAAATATCTCCTCGGCCCCACCCGCGAACGCTTCCCGCGCATCCGCGATGTTCTGCGCCTGCCGTACGTGGATGTCGATGTCCGCGCCGGGGCCGATCTGGTTCGTCGGCTCTATGCCTCGGAGGGTTATCTCGATGCGGAGGTTTCCGACCCGGACCCGACCTTCAGCGAGGACGGGACGGTCGCGAACATTTCCCTCAAGATCACCGAGGGCACCCAGTACCGGTTTGGCGCGATCAAGTTTGAGGGACCGCTCGTTTTTCCCCGCGAGGACCTCCTGGCGGCCGTGGCCGAGCAGACGAAGAATATCTTCACTCCCGGTCGCCTCCTCGCGGCGGAACGTGCGCTGGAGGATTACTACCGCCAGCGCGGGTATTTCACCGCGACGGTACGGGCCAATGGCGACCCGATGGAAGCCAAGGACGGCGTGGTCCCCATCACGATCCAGCTCCAGCCGGGCATCAAATATTTCTTCGATGGCGTTGCGGTGACGGGCAACAGCGGGGTGAAGACCGCCTTTATTCAGCGCCGCCTCGCCAGCCTGAGCGGCCAGACATATGACCCGGCGCGGGTGGATCGCGGGTTCCGAGAGCTGATCGACACGGGGCTTTTCCGCAATGTCCGCATCACCCCGACTCCCGTAAATGGCAACCAGCTCCGGCTCGATGTGGCGGTGGATGAGGCGAAGCCGCGCGAGTTTGGCATCGGCGTTGGTTATGCCACCTACGATGGCGGCATCGTGAGCCTCAGCTATGCCGATCGCAATCTCTTCGGCACCGGGCGCCCGCTGACCATCGATGCGGAAATCAACCAGCGCGGGTACAACGGGCAGATCAAATATTCCGATCCGTGGTTCCTCGAGACCGACTACGAGCTGGAGGTGCGCGCCTACGGCATCACGCGGGACATGCGGGGTTTCACCAAGAACGAGCTTGGCTTCCGCCCCTCGATCCAAAAGGACATCACCGATCACTGGAACGTCTCGGCCTTCATCCTCGCGGAGTACAATCGCACGACCAACATCCTCATCACGCCGGAGAGTCTGGTCGGGCGCGAAAGCTACCCGCTCTTTGCCATCGGCATGACCCAGACGCTGGACTACCGCAACAACAAGGCCCTTCCGACTCGCGGGTACATTTTGACCTCGGCGGTGGATTTCGCGCCGGATGGTCTCGGCAGCGTGGCTTATATCCGCGGAGTGGCTCGGTTCTCCTACTACCTGCCGATCACGGCGCGATCGTCGCTCGCCATCGGAGCGCGAGGCGGCATCATTTCCTCGCTCACGGATGAGCCGTTGCCGATCGACGAGCGATTTTTCAACGGCGGCGCGACCACGGTGCGAAGCTTCTCGGAATACACCCTGGGTCCTCGCGACAAAAATGGATACCCGCTTGGCGGCGAGGCGTTCACGGTCTTCAACCTGGAATACACCTTCCCGATTATCGGCGATTTGTTCGGAGCGGTCTTTACCGATGCAGGCAACGTGATTTCGGACGCGGCAAATTTCGGCCTGGAGGACATGCGCTACGCGATCGGCGCTGGGCTGCGGTACAATCTGCCCATCGGCTCGATCCGCCTCGACTACGGCCTGAATCCCTCGCCTCGTGATGGCGAGGCGCAGGGCGCGTGGAATTTCGCGATCGGCGTCGCGTTTTAG